The Mastacembelus armatus chromosome 24, fMasArm1.2, whole genome shotgun sequence sequence tgttttgcagatCTCCATCCCTCCTGTTAAGACCTACTACCACTGCAAGGTCATGTCCTTTCCTACCTTAACTACAAAACATCATATATACCAGGTAATCATCCAGCCTTCATATTACTTCTTACTTACTAATGTCACAAAGGTAattgtcattcattcattcttaaCTGCAGGACAGTAGACATCACATATAAAAAAGTCCATATAGTGAAAAttgattgtaaaaatgaactaaaatcaAGCTgcttttcatattcatattattatttccaGTCCCatcatttattacttttaactTTCTTTGTCAAATCTCTTTCAGATTGAACCAGCGATTGAAAACTATGACATTGTTCATCACTTGCTCCTCTACAAGTGCCCTCCTTTTGTGACACAAGGATATAGCAAGCCATGCTACAGCGGTGACATAGGGGATGTCTGCTTTGGTGTAGTGGCTGTATGGGGAGTGGGAGGAGGGGTGAGGGAGAATCAAGTGACAATACTCCATCTTTGACTTCttagatttattttgttttatactgATTTGTTCTCCAATTTATTCCTGAACCCTTAAGGTATTTGACCTTCCAGAACATGCAGGTCTTCCAGTTGGAGGAGAGCCCACTCCCGTATTTTATAGGCTGGAAGTCCATTACAATAATCCAAGCCTGCAAACAGGTAAATATTCTGTGAAGGATTTAAAGGACTTGAAATGACCAATTAGTTGATCGGCaacatttccatccatccattaccaaTAAAGCAATAAAGCAATGGTCTGTGCTCActatcatttttttctatttaactttttttaaacttctgtctctctttgtatAGGAAGGACAGACAGCTCAGGACTAAGACTGCACTACACAAACCGGTTGCGGCAGTATGATGCAGGCATCCTAACTACTGGTGTGCTTATGCTTAGTAGTTTAGAGTATACCATCCCTCCAAAAACCCCTTCGTTCCACACCTATGGGGTGTGCAACACTAGTCTCTTTTCTCCGGTATGCAGTGGTTCATTATAGGTTCCAAACAACAGGAGTGGTTATTAGAgacaattacattttaattgtcTGTGTTCCTGATAGTCTTTGCTTTCTATTTCTAGCTTATGAATCCTGTCCCTGAGTTTCATGTTTTTGCTGTGATGTTGCACACTCATTTGGCTGGGAGGAGAATAAGAGTTGGGCACTATAGGTAAGACAGAAAGAATGggaatttgttttatatataacaTGAAGAATTGAAAAAAAAGTACAATCATTTGACTATTTTTGTTAAATCAGTATATAAGAACTGTAAAACTCCCATTTTTGAGGTTTGATGCCAGTTATACATTGGACATATTGTTTCTTTGTAAACACACTGTTAATCTAATTTCATACCTTCGACGTCGCTGTAGAAATGGAAAGCAGATTGACTTTGTGGCCTTCGATGAAAACTATAACTTTGAGATTCAGCATTTCTTCAATTTTGGAAACTTCAAGACCATCAAACCGGTAGGCTTACATTGCCTCCATGTCCATGTACAGTACTGAATTATGCCTTTATGTTAAAAGGCAACTTTTAAGTAAGATACTCATTGTTTAGGCtatttaaatactgtatataatattaACAGTGCTCTATAATTCATGATGGCACATTACTTGTCTTCCAAGGGTGATGAGATTGCAGTGGAATGCAGCTTCAATACTACTGATCGCAGTGGAGTTACTAAGGTGGGTAAATACTGAATGTACAGATTgaggaaataaatatatatataggccAAACCATATATTAATCACTTTCTCCTTTTCTATCTCCAGAACTGGGGATTTAACTCAAAACCCTATGAATAAACATGAAGTATTATTGAAGTATAATGTTCCTTCCTTtacaaaacaatgcaataaatatatttaatataaactgAGTCAACAGAATACACAGCGTAGAAACTACATTATAATGGCCTATTAGAGCGTCTGCTATTCCTTTGGTGTCATATGCTCTGCTTTAAATTCATCCATAGGTATAAAGAAAATCTAACTCTGTAGAGCTCGTtatgtttcacattttcctcTTACAGATGGGGTTAGCAACTACTGATGAGATGTGCCTGGCCTTCCTAGTCCACTACCCTGCAGTCAGTATCGCTACATGCCTTAGCCACCCATTGACAATGGGACTACCGAACACAAGCTACGAGTGAGACCCAATGCAATCCTTCCCTTGATATTCCTGCTGAGACTGAATCTAGCACCAGTTCTACTACATAATGTGAAATTTTCTTTAAgtaactttattttcatttctgacagACTGTCTGGCTATGAGAATATGTTAAAGCTAGTACCGCAATATCAAGTGGTCACTGATGACAAAGTAAGTAACAGTTTGAAATGTCTGATAGTGTACTTTCTTTTTATCACTCATCTTTCTAATATAATATCAACCCATTACTAATTAAAAATCAGTCTGTGAACtgacaaaattttttttttattggattaTTTTTTACGTCAGTAGTCTTTGATGCCCTTTTGTGGCATATTGTGTTACTGTTTTATGTCTTtagtgtcatttaaaatgtttctcttattctcatttcttcagttttgtcACTTTGTGTTACTGGAAACGTTTTGACTGTTTACATCTaattttaatgttacatttttagtTATGTTACAGTTTTAGTAGTCAGTCATCTGCTAAAGAGCTGTATCTATCAGAGACACCATTATCTTTGTGCTGCTTTGAACGTGTGCAATATATGATTCTATCCAATTTATTTAGGTAATGATTTCAAAATGTATCAAAGTAAAGAAGTCAAAGTCTTAATTAATCTtcctgtatgtgtatgtgacatTGATTTTGACATCACAGCTGATGACTTTGGTGTTTGTCTGATGCTTGTTTTCTGCAGGGATCATtaaaaaactgatattttcttTTGCACAGAGCAATTCCAGCTATAATCCACGTGGCATCATCAGGGAGATGATGAAGACTCCGACCACCTCTTGTAGGAATAATGCACCAAGCAGATTCTGCATTTCATCATGGATCCCAAAGGCAGCAGGAATTATACTTTTGCTACTCTGGCTTGCAATAATATAATGTGGTTGGATGGCCCATAGAGCCAATCAATCGCAATTAAGAAAAATCATCTTCAGTTTGTATCTTTTCAAAGCATATATTTTCTCTTTGGTAATTAATTGGTAATCACGGTGTCCTATTATTTAGCAACAGTtgtattgattattattattcagattTACCAAGCTGTCTTTCTTTAATTTCAGCTTCATGAAAACACAGATCATTGgccatatattatatataacttTCATATAACTATACTCTTAAAGTATATAGCCGTGGGATAGTTTTACCATATAttaaatttaaaggaaaaacctTTAATACATTTAGTTTGGCAATATAATCATATAATCATACATAATGTAGtgtaacagtataaatttgtaAATTGTGAAAAATTCATGTTACAAATCAATGAACAggacaaacacattttagatgATTACTGTGTGAATATGAATTTcaataaattacacaaaaacatccattcTTGTGCTGTTAAATTACACTTTGAACATTAGACCTCTGACTTACAAACCACAGATGTTTGTAATGAGATAAACATCAGCTCTGTTCTATTTAAAAGATGCCTTCATTATGggtgccaggaggcttcaacaaagagactgataCCTAATTTGTGAAGATATCCAATAAAATGAAGGATTAATGGTGTGTTAGAAACAGCCCTTATCTGTATTTTGGACAAGAATCTTTTTAATCCTTCCTCCCTGAGAGCAGTGTGATTTTAACCACCTCACAAAAGTAAATCCTGTCACTAAAATAAGTACATTTCCTGAAAGAAGACAACATTTTAATGTATAATTATTTCTGAAAGctgacaaaagaagaaaagctgacagacaaaaaaaaagtgtcaaaagTTGAAGGGGAGAGGCTAGAGTTCAAACTACAATGAAGAAGTCGAAAAATTACCcaaaattattaaaactttaaCTGCCTCAAATCAAAAGTATAAAAGGTATTAAGAAACTGAcctagagtaaaaaaaaaaaaaagtttagtcTCTAGAcccatttaaagtttaaattatGTTACTAGCCTAAAGTATGAAAAGTTCTACCCATTGAAAatgattattaaaatgttaaataaaataaaaactataataaaagaCTACTTATATATATGTTATGCCATTTTTGTGCATGccatttttgtgctttttttaatggTGATGACAAATAAGGAAATATCTATCATCTATTGATTCTTATGCTTGTACGGGGGAAACATATAGAAAAACAGAGTCAGGAGATTTGCATTACCATGGATGCAGCGTTATTTACTCCACAGAGCACAGGCCTGCTACCTGGCAAGTGCCCTGACATCCCCCTGGGAGCCGAGGAGGCAGCGAAGAGGCTGCAGCAGACATTAATGCGGGCAGCTTCTCAGGCTTTCCGCTGGGGGGCGCTCTAACTTATTCTCCTGCCTGTCACTATGATGCTGTCAGGGAATGAATGTGTACGGCTAGCTAGCTGGTAGCTTTGGCAATGTTGTCACTCTCAGAATGATATCGCAGCGGGAGAGAGCAGAACTTGCTCGGTTTTATACTGTCACAGACCCTACAAAACACAAGAAAGGCTACACTGTGTACAAAGTCACCGCCAGGGTAAGTGAAGCGAGGACAGTCAAACTGACAGCTAGGCTAGTGCTAGGTTAGCTAGCTGGTTAGCCTTAGCTCTGCTAGCCAAGCTAACATGATGCAAACACAAGCAATGTTACTTTAACCTTTTCTTACTAGCTTACAGTGGCAGCCGCCGTTGTTAACGCATCAGTTATAGCTGACAGACTCATTCAGAGTTggtaatgttttaaaatatattgttttgttttttttacccacaTTGGTTTAGATAGATGCTAGCTAAACTCTGTCTGAGTAGCTAACTAGCCAGATATGTTCATCGTTTAATAAAgagattaacaaaaaaaaatctacctaATCGACCTCAACATTAACGGGACAGCAGGCTCATACAGTCAGTTGCTATTTTAATGGCTGAGTGGCTTGGAGTCTGTGTATCACTCTTCATGAATTACACTGGAAATAAACCTCACCAACACTTTTAGACAATCGGTCATTAATTTGTCCCTAGTAATAATAGACTGTACAGCAACTCGGAGATATAATGCCGGGACGTATGTCCTCTGTTGATAAATAAAGAGGAATATCTGAAAATTCATCTGCACTGCCAGTCCTTCAGTCATCACTGTGATTTTACAGCTACTTGGGTACAGGTCCTGTTTAACAGCTTGGGAATAAGACTGGCTAAGTGTCTTTGTGTCTGACTGCCTGCCACCCTACTTGTTATGATCGTTGGTGATGTCTCCTTCTAACACTCAGGACTTTAGTCATTTGCTTCAATAATGCAGCCATTGTCACACTCAGCTGTGCTCCTGCTCATGCTTGTGACAGCCTCACAAGTCTTCACAGCAAAACCAACTCCTACGTCTTACTTTTGGCATTTCTGAATCCCTCCGTTCTTCTGTCCCTTTTCTGCACAGATAATCTCCAGGAAGAATCCAGAGGATGTGCAAGAAGTAAGTCATTATTCTTATATGGGCACTCTGTGAGTGTGCAAAACTTTGGCAAACAGTTGATCTTCTTAAAACATGGCAGTTTTATGAAGTATTTTAGGAGACGTTTTTCTTCTGACTAAAATTCTCAGTGTTACtatatttatgtattaaatTTCAATGAATACAAGCTGCAGGTGACAGATAATCTTGTAAAAGTCTCATAAGGTTTTATAAAGAAAGCTTAGTTTTTCTGTACAGGAGATTCAGTTGTGAAATATAACTCATTTAAAAGTCAATAGGTTGTTGGATTCCTGTTTTGCACACATTGTATGTCAGTAAAGTGATGCTCAGGCTTTTATTGTCTACAccttaaatattaatgaatCTTGTTCAGTCTTTAAAAGGACTATGCATCCGTATCATGATTTTCAAGGAAACTTTTCTTTAACTACTTTGTCTTTGATTTTGTTAAACAGAAAATTTAAGTACCTTGTTTTTCCACATTGTATCAATATGCATTAACAATATTCACACTCTACATATGACACACATTGAGGAATTCATTCTCCCCTGGAACCAATGCTAATGCAACAGGCATGGTATTCATTACTGCatgtgtctgagagagagagagagaggtttgcTTGGAAACTTAGAAATCTCCTTTACTGAGTGGTGCTCCTGTTTAGGAGTGGTTCTTAGTCCACTTTGTCTCACACCAGCTGGCAGACAAGATTTTAGGAAACCTGACCTGCATGCCAGCATTAGACCattgtgttttgctttattcCAGTAAGGATGTCTTCCCCCAAGGACGTGCGCATAGGagcaaaagattaaaaaaaaaaaaattaaatgtagttTCTGGCTGTTCATGCAGTGTTAAATAAacctaaaaataaatttgatatAATCCATCTTCTGAAACGTGATGTATATTTAAGCTCAAAAGTATTGCTTTCCAAACACCTCTTTAGCTCaacctctttctgtctttattcttCTCCCCATTGTCTCTTGCCATAGATAACTGTTTGGAAGAGATACAGTGATTTCCGGAAGCTTCATCAGAATCTCTGGCAGCTGCACAAAAATGTTTGTAGCCAGTCCGAGCTGTTTCCTCCCTTTGCCAAGGCCAAAGTCTTCGGTAGGAATATAGCCCCCTTTGTTCACCTTTGTGAAACATTTGCCCCGATAAAGCTATACTCTAAACTTGTCTGGTTTTTTAATGCGTTGTTGTATTAAGACATTCTCTAAAGTGACccacaaattacaaaaaactgTAATTGTGACAGACTAATACAAGACAATAATTTGTTTTGACACTAGTAGTGATTGCTGTGCCTCCTCGAGGCAGCTAAGTGCTATTATCCAGTTTGCAAACACCTCTGTTACACTGATATGACTGATCACTTGTTTTAAGGCAGTATCACTCAGCATTTGTCTTTATATATGCATATGTAGGCCGATTTGATGACTCAGTAATTGAAGAGAGACGACAGTGCTCTGAGGATCTGCTGCAGTTCTCCGCTAATATCCCTGCCTTGTATAGTAGTCAGCACATCCAAGATTTTTTCAAGGTACCagtatacatgcacacacacatggagaaACACATAATCTACAGAAAGACTCTggactgcagtgtttttaatattattctAGGGAGGTGAGGTCCACGACGGCTCTGAGCTCATTGGACCAGCTGAGCCCTTTTCTGACTTCCTGGCAGATAGTTTATCAGACTGCAGCTCTGATGGTAGGGTTACACCTCATAACTCTTTCACAGAATGAATCCCATGGCTGTAAATTCAACTGTGCTCAGAGATGCTTGgacatgtttttcagttcagaGAGACATCAGTGGTGCAGAAGATTTGACTATCACATCTGAATATGGAGGTAAACTCTCCTTATGTATTGAAATGACACTGACCTACATTAGTGCAcaaataaattacttttttttttgatcaactcaaatgtgtatgttttttacATTCTTCCCTCCCCAGGCCCGTCCAGTGAGAGCGACCTGACCTCCCTTGCTGTGGATACAGACTCTTTGGCTGATGTGGATGATGGCATGGCCTCAGGCCGCACCTCCCCAAACCAGCCACAGGGGGGAGCCACCAACTTTAGCAGTAGCTGCAGCCCTCGCTTGCCCTCACTGCATGAACGCCGTACCCCATCGCCTTCCCCAGTCCCTGCC is a genomic window containing:
- the moxd1l gene encoding DBH-like monooxygenase protein 2 homolog isoform X2; protein product: MPFMVYLDPGKMVCLHWGFDAVLGNITFKLVVNTTGWVGFGLSPNGGMTGADIVMGGLGPRGSYFSDYYATDETMPLVDTQQSYTLLSVAETNGQTIMTFERTMSTCDPQDLSITTQPIKLIYAYGLTDEITYHSTRRGTLEVNLLNYLPKMSMSNSTYLSVKVDNISIPPVKTYYHCKVMSFPTLTTKHHIYQIEPAIENYDIVHHLLLYKCPPFVTQGYSKPCYSGDIGDVCFGVVAVWGVGGGVFDLPEHAGLPVGGEPTPVFYRLEVHYNNPSLQTGRTDSSGLRLHYTNRLRQYDAGILTTGVLMLSSLEYTIPPKTPSFHTYGVCNTSLFSPLMNPVPEFHVFAVMLHTHLAGRRIRVGHYRNGKQIDFVAFDENYNFEIQHFFNFGNFKTIKPGDEIAVECSFNTTDRSGVTKMGLATTDEMCLAFLVHYPAVSIATCLSHPLTMGLPNTSYELSGYENMLKLVPQYQVVTDDKSNSSYNPRGIIREMMKTPTTSCRNNAPSRFCISSWIPKAAGIILLLLWLAII
- the moxd1l gene encoding DBH-like monooxygenase protein 2 homolog isoform X1 translates to MRALLPLLSLFLAWTTVAGAVDSVMPFMVYLDPGKMVCLHWGFDAVLGNITFKLVVNTTGWVGFGLSPNGGMTGADIVMGGLGPRGSYFSDYYATDETMPLVDTQQSYTLLSVAETNGQTIMTFERTMSTCDPQDLSITTQPIKLIYAYGLTDEITYHSTRRGTLEVNLLNYLPKMSMSNSTYLSVKVDNISIPPVKTYYHCKVMSFPTLTTKHHIYQIEPAIENYDIVHHLLLYKCPPFVTQGYSKPCYSGDIGDVCFGVVAVWGVGGGVFDLPEHAGLPVGGEPTPVFYRLEVHYNNPSLQTGRTDSSGLRLHYTNRLRQYDAGILTTGVLMLSSLEYTIPPKTPSFHTYGVCNTSLFSPLMNPVPEFHVFAVMLHTHLAGRRIRVGHYRNGKQIDFVAFDENYNFEIQHFFNFGNFKTIKPGDEIAVECSFNTTDRSGVTKMGLATTDEMCLAFLVHYPAVSIATCLSHPLTMGLPNTSYELSGYENMLKLVPQYQVVTDDKSNSSYNPRGIIREMMKTPTTSCRNNAPSRFCISSWIPKAAGIILLLLWLAII